Proteins from a genomic interval of Lysobacter stagni:
- a CDS encoding complex I NDUFA9 subunit family protein: MANRHVVVLGGTGFVGRHLVARLLEGGDRVTVLSRGVDPSKRGLKPRGASLIEGDVGDANFLAAVLDDADAAINLTGILNEKGDRGDGFERVFVGITSSLIEAMERMGVRRLLQMSALNAGRGESHYLQARGRAEQRVRASGLDWTLFRPSVIAGPGDGLFCRFDQLLRMAPVLPIGRADAKFQPVWVGDVVDAFVRALDEPRSIRETYDLVGPDVMTLAQIVRVAARARGRHRAVIGLPLALGRLQANVGEWLPGKPISRDNWRSLQLDSVSFEDGLRRLGIPATPVEPKVAQFLNG, from the coding sequence ATGGCAAATCGGCACGTAGTGGTCCTCGGTGGTACCGGCTTCGTCGGCCGGCATCTGGTCGCGCGCCTGCTGGAGGGCGGCGATCGCGTCACCGTGCTCAGTCGCGGCGTCGATCCGAGCAAGCGCGGATTGAAGCCCCGTGGCGCCAGCCTGATCGAGGGCGACGTCGGCGATGCGAACTTCCTGGCCGCAGTGCTGGACGACGCCGATGCGGCGATCAACCTGACGGGCATCCTCAACGAGAAGGGCGACCGCGGCGATGGCTTCGAACGGGTGTTCGTCGGCATCACCTCATCGCTGATCGAGGCGATGGAGCGCATGGGCGTGCGCCGCCTGCTGCAGATGAGCGCGCTCAACGCCGGTCGCGGCGAGAGCCACTACCTGCAGGCGCGCGGTCGCGCCGAACAACGCGTGCGTGCAAGCGGGCTGGACTGGACCCTTTTCCGCCCCTCGGTGATCGCCGGACCGGGCGATGGTCTGTTCTGCCGGTTCGACCAGCTGCTGCGCATGGCACCGGTGCTGCCCATCGGTCGCGCGGACGCGAAGTTCCAGCCCGTCTGGGTGGGCGACGTGGTCGATGCCTTCGTGCGTGCGCTCGACGAGCCGCGCAGCATCCGTGAAACCTACGACCTGGTCGGCCCGGACGTGATGACGCTGGCCCAGATCGTGCGCGTGGCCGCGCGTGCGCGGGGCCGCCATCGCGCGGTCATCGGGTTGCCGCTGGCGCTCGGGCGCCTTCAGGCGAATGTCGGCGAATGGCTGCCCGGCAAACCGATCAGTCGCGACAACTGGCGCTCGCTGCAACTGGACTCGGTGAGCTTCGAGGACGGGCTGCGCCGGCTGGGCATTCCAGCGACACCGGTGGAACCCAAGGTCGCGCAGTTCCTGAACGGCTGA
- a CDS encoding PH domain-containing protein, with the protein MGLFDTLLGHAAEKSIDKLAADLAPLLAPGESLQRAFGLIRDLIVFTDRRMILVNKQGMTGSKVEYLSVPYRSIVMFSVETAGHFDLEAELRVWVSGQPAPISRSLGRDSGAQEIVALLAQHSPR; encoded by the coding sequence ATGGGTCTGTTCGACACGCTGCTCGGCCACGCCGCCGAGAAATCCATCGACAAGCTCGCGGCGGATTTGGCGCCGCTGCTCGCGCCAGGCGAAAGCCTGCAGCGCGCGTTCGGCCTGATCCGCGACCTCATCGTCTTCACCGACCGCCGCATGATCCTGGTCAACAAACAGGGCATGACCGGCAGCAAGGTCGAGTACCTCAGCGTTCCCTATCGAAGCATCGTGATGTTCTCGGTGGAAACGGCCGGGCATTTCGATCTGGAAGCCGAACTGCGCGTGTGGGTGTCCGGCCAGCCCGCGCCGATCTCGCGCTCGCTTGGCCGAGACAGCGGCGCGCAGGAGATCGTCGCCCTGCTCGCGCAGCACTCTCCGCGCTGA
- a CDS encoding multifunctional CCA addition/repair protein, with translation MRRYLVGGAVRDRLLGLPAGDRDWVVVGETQASMEAAGFRAVGRDFPVFLDRDGEEHALARTERKSGRGYRGFVVDADPSVTLEEDLQRRDFTINAIAQDEAGDIIDPCGGVRDIQARVLRHVGPAFAEDPLRVLRAARFMARFAAIGFTVAPETMALMREMAASGELSTLTPERVWQELRRALASAAPSAFLRTLHEAGALGVVLPEVEALYGVPQRAEFHPEVDTGVHVELVCDMAAKLAPGDDLIGFAALTHDLGKALTPAHVLPKHLGHEHAGLAPLRALCDRLKVPTEHRQLAEAVCREHLNVHRFDELRASTVFELLARCDGFRKPARIAQLAIACEADKRGRAGREDEPYPQGRALCAALDAAMAVRADDVARGLSGPEVGEAIRRARIAAIAQATGKKP, from the coding sequence ATGAGGCGCTATCTCGTCGGCGGCGCGGTCCGCGACCGTTTGCTGGGCCTGCCGGCGGGCGATCGCGACTGGGTGGTCGTGGGCGAAACGCAGGCGTCTATGGAAGCGGCGGGCTTCCGCGCCGTGGGCCGCGACTTTCCGGTGTTCCTCGACCGCGACGGCGAAGAGCACGCGCTTGCGCGCACCGAACGCAAGAGCGGACGGGGTTATCGAGGCTTCGTCGTCGACGCTGATCCTTCAGTAACGCTGGAGGAAGACCTGCAGCGGCGCGACTTCACCATCAACGCGATCGCGCAGGACGAAGCGGGCGACATCATCGACCCCTGCGGCGGCGTGCGCGACATCCAGGCGCGCGTACTGCGCCATGTCGGTCCCGCGTTTGCGGAAGATCCGCTGCGCGTGCTGCGCGCCGCGCGGTTCATGGCGCGCTTCGCCGCGATCGGATTCACCGTCGCGCCCGAGACGATGGCGCTCATGCGCGAAATGGCCGCCTCCGGCGAACTGTCCACGCTGACGCCCGAACGCGTGTGGCAGGAGTTGCGTCGCGCGCTGGCCAGTGCCGCGCCATCGGCATTTCTGCGCACGCTGCACGAAGCCGGAGCGCTCGGCGTGGTGCTTCCGGAAGTGGAAGCCCTCTACGGCGTGCCGCAACGCGCGGAGTTCCACCCCGAGGTGGACACGGGCGTGCACGTCGAACTGGTGTGCGACATGGCCGCGAAGCTGGCGCCGGGCGACGATCTGATCGGCTTCGCCGCGCTCACGCACGACCTGGGCAAGGCACTCACGCCCGCACATGTGCTGCCCAAGCACCTGGGCCATGAGCACGCTGGCCTGGCGCCGCTGCGTGCGCTGTGTGACCGGCTCAAGGTGCCGACCGAGCATCGACAGCTGGCCGAAGCGGTATGCCGCGAGCACCTCAACGTGCATCGCTTCGACGAGCTGCGCGCCAGCACCGTGTTCGAACTGCTCGCGCGCTGCGACGGGTTCCGCAAGCCGGCACGCATCGCGCAGCTGGCCATCGCCTGCGAAGCCGACAAGCGCGGACGCGCCGGCCGCGAGGACGAACCCTATCCGCAGGGGCGCGCGCTGTGTGCCGCCTTGGACGCGGCGATGGCGGTGCGCGCGGACGATGTGGCGCGCGGCCTGTCCGGCCCGGAGGTAGGCGAAGCGATCCGGCGTGCGCGCATCGCGGCGATCGCGCAGGCGACGGGCAAGAAACCGTAG
- a CDS encoding TonB-dependent receptor plug domain-containing protein has product MLAVTRNRLTLAVAAALISTALPVLAQDGPQAPSQPPAPSAPAARQDPVELDKLVVTGTRVQGRSPTQSLSPVDVFRPADLEKQASADFTDQLANIAPSFNTQRFPIADGTAFVRPANLRNLPPDQTLVLINGKRRHRSALVNLQVEPFGTVNQGSQAVDYSLIPSAAIQRVEVLRDGSSAQYGSDAIAGVINVLLNDYDDGVRIDGQYGSTYEGDGDKWRSSVNFGTPLSDGGFFNMTFEYFDSDHTSRGIPRADAAQVGAFVGSNLVPFEGLGQRWGDPDGEGLRTFFNAEYPLNDAVSLYGFGSYADTEYESSFFYRTPVGVPGVGPRGTLFVDSDGDGAADAVEQSIVDNIRAQGLNPADFLTADATSPSGFIALNPIYTLFPGGYTPTFGATIEDYEGVFGAKGETGAGLRWDVSLRQGENQMVYTMTNSINPSLGRLSPTRFKPGNLTQLERGANADFVYPWQNNVFATPVNVAFGAEWREETYKIAAGDPASWANGPTGVLFGIGSDGFQGDSPEATGNFSQYSRGAYIDVETDVVERWTVGVAGRYEDSSAFDSTFDWKASTRFAFTDAFAMRATVNTGFRTPTPGQLNTLDVTTTADSSGALVPLGTFPVNSPAAIALGAQPLNAEESFAYSAGMVWTPTDAFSMTLDYYNIEVDDRIALQTITIEPGSPEQQALIDAGVPGAELLGQVSYFVNGFDSTVQGVDLVATYRSDFGAWGSGVFDFRHSYNKQEVDKVATVPGTGAPVIDAERVADLENQLPNNRSVLTFDWRSPWNMNFTARANYYDSWEDFTFGEKGEFGSEWLFDLAVTFSLYQDKLHITVGGNNIFDNYPDKETNSTLNFLGAQYPLSSPFGFNGGEWYVKASYEF; this is encoded by the coding sequence ATGCTTGCCGTAACCCGCAATCGTCTGACTTTGGCCGTCGCTGCCGCTCTCATTTCCACCGCCCTGCCGGTCCTGGCCCAGGACGGCCCGCAGGCCCCGTCCCAGCCCCCGGCTCCGTCGGCGCCCGCCGCGCGACAGGACCCGGTGGAGCTCGACAAACTGGTCGTCACCGGCACCCGCGTCCAGGGCCGTTCGCCGACGCAGTCGCTGTCGCCCGTCGACGTCTTCCGCCCCGCCGATCTGGAGAAGCAGGCCTCGGCCGACTTCACCGATCAGCTGGCCAACATCGCGCCGTCGTTCAACACACAGCGCTTTCCGATCGCCGACGGCACGGCCTTCGTCCGTCCCGCCAACCTGCGCAACCTGCCGCCCGACCAGACGCTGGTGCTGATCAACGGCAAGCGCCGGCACCGTTCCGCACTCGTGAACCTGCAGGTCGAGCCCTTTGGCACGGTCAACCAGGGTTCGCAGGCGGTCGACTACAGCCTGATCCCGTCCGCCGCGATCCAGCGCGTGGAAGTGCTGCGCGACGGTTCGTCCGCGCAGTACGGTTCCGATGCCATCGCCGGCGTCATCAACGTGCTGCTCAACGACTACGACGATGGCGTCCGCATCGATGGCCAGTACGGTTCGACCTACGAGGGCGACGGCGACAAGTGGCGCAGCTCGGTCAACTTCGGCACCCCGCTGAGCGACGGTGGCTTCTTCAACATGACCTTCGAGTACTTCGACAGCGACCACACCTCGCGCGGCATCCCGCGCGCGGACGCGGCGCAGGTCGGTGCATTCGTCGGCAGCAACCTGGTTCCGTTCGAAGGCCTGGGCCAGCGCTGGGGCGATCCCGACGGCGAAGGCCTGCGCACGTTCTTCAACGCGGAGTACCCGCTCAACGATGCCGTCAGCCTGTACGGCTTCGGCAGTTACGCCGATACCGAGTACGAGTCGAGCTTCTTCTACCGCACGCCGGTGGGCGTGCCGGGCGTGGGGCCGCGCGGCACGCTGTTCGTGGACAGCGATGGCGACGGCGCCGCCGATGCGGTCGAGCAGTCCATCGTCGACAACATCCGTGCGCAGGGCCTGAACCCGGCCGATTTCCTCACCGCCGATGCGACCAGCCCGTCGGGCTTCATCGCCCTCAACCCGATCTACACGCTGTTCCCGGGCGGTTACACGCCTACTTTCGGCGCGACGATCGAAGACTACGAAGGCGTGTTCGGTGCGAAGGGTGAAACCGGTGCGGGCCTGCGCTGGGACGTGAGCCTGCGTCAGGGTGAGAACCAGATGGTCTACACCATGACCAACTCGATCAATCCCAGCCTGGGTCGCCTGAGCCCGACGCGCTTCAAGCCGGGCAACCTCACCCAGCTCGAACGCGGCGCCAATGCCGACTTCGTCTACCCGTGGCAGAACAACGTGTTCGCCACGCCAGTGAACGTCGCTTTCGGCGCCGAGTGGCGCGAGGAGACCTACAAGATCGCCGCCGGCGATCCGGCCTCGTGGGCGAACGGCCCGACCGGCGTGCTGTTCGGCATCGGTTCGGATGGTTTCCAGGGCGACTCGCCTGAAGCGACCGGCAACTTCAGCCAGTACAGCCGCGGGGCGTACATCGACGTGGAAACCGATGTGGTCGAACGCTGGACCGTGGGTGTGGCCGGCCGCTACGAGGATTCCTCCGCGTTCGACAGCACGTTCGACTGGAAGGCCTCCACGCGCTTTGCGTTCACCGATGCGTTCGCGATGCGCGCCACCGTCAACACCGGCTTCCGCACGCCGACGCCGGGCCAGCTCAACACGCTGGACGTGACGACCACGGCCGACTCCAGCGGCGCGCTGGTGCCGCTGGGCACGTTCCCGGTGAACAGCCCCGCTGCGATCGCACTGGGCGCGCAGCCGCTGAATGCGGAGGAATCCTTCGCCTATTCGGCGGGCATGGTGTGGACGCCGACCGATGCCTTCAGCATGACCCTCGACTACTACAACATCGAAGTCGATGACCGCATCGCGCTGCAAACCATCACCATCGAGCCCGGTTCGCCGGAACAGCAGGCGTTGATCGATGCCGGCGTGCCGGGTGCGGAGTTGCTGGGCCAGGTGTCGTACTTCGTCAACGGCTTCGACAGCACGGTGCAGGGCGTGGACCTGGTGGCCACCTACCGCTCCGATTTCGGTGCCTGGGGCTCGGGCGTGTTTGACTTCCGCCACAGCTACAACAAGCAGGAAGTGGACAAGGTCGCGACCGTTCCGGGCACCGGCGCGCCGGTCATCGACGCAGAGCGCGTGGCCGACCTGGAGAACCAGCTGCCGAACAACCGCAGCGTGCTCACCTTCGACTGGCGTTCGCCTTGGAATATGAACTTCACCGCCCGTGCGAACTACTACGACAGCTGGGAAGACTTCACCTTCGGCGAGAAGGGCGAGTTCGGCTCGGAGTGGCTGTTCGACCTGGCGGTGACCTTCAGCCTGTACCAGGACAAGCTGCATATCACGGTCGGCGGCAACAACATCTTCGACAACTACCCCGACAAGGAAACCAACAGCACGCTCAACTTCCTCGGCGCGCAGTACCCGTTGTCCTCGCCGTTCGGTTTCAACGGCGGCGAGTGGTACGTGAAGGCGTCGTACGAGTTCTGA
- a CDS encoding VanZ family protein, which translates to MSAAPVRPWLRDFRRPWLWLGIWLLMIGAVVATSLVSAQDLPPAPFDGVDKVEHFLAYLILAAYAVMLFQGRRAQSVAVAGLIGLGIGLEFAQGALTVSRQADSADALANALGALGGLVLGPTPAALALEWLDRRVTR; encoded by the coding sequence GTGAGCGCCGCCCCCGTGCGCCCCTGGCTGCGCGATTTCCGGCGTCCCTGGCTGTGGCTGGGGATCTGGCTGCTGATGATCGGCGCGGTGGTCGCCACCTCGCTGGTGTCGGCGCAGGACCTGCCGCCGGCCCCGTTCGATGGCGTGGACAAGGTCGAGCATTTCCTGGCCTATCTGATCCTCGCCGCGTACGCGGTGATGCTGTTCCAGGGGCGACGGGCGCAGTCGGTCGCCGTCGCCGGGCTGATCGGGCTGGGCATCGGGCTGGAGTTCGCGCAGGGCGCGCTGACGGTGTCGCGGCAGGCGGATTCCGCCGACGCGCTGGCCAATGCGCTTGGAGCCCTCGGTGGGCTGGTGCTCGGGCCGACCCCCGCGGCACTGGCCCTGGAATGGCTGGATCGTCGCGTCACCCGGTGA
- a CDS encoding class I SAM-dependent methyltransferase: MPDADALAHSARLTGAIQAQIAEHGGAIAFSRFMELALYAPGLGYYSAGASKFGESGDFVTAPEIGPIFAACVAESVATVFQQIGPGARFLELGGGTGAFAEVALKRLMELDALPDRYCILEPSAQLRHRQRERLQERLVPPLFELVEWLDGPFNDDWDGVLFANEVIDALPTPRFAIEAGEVYEEHVAVEAGELVRVLRPADTFLVNAVRHIERRLGRELEHGYRSEALPQLPYWVQAVSGGMRRGAMLFIDYGYPRGEYYLPERSDGTLRAFYRHRMHHEPLLWPGLQDLTASVDFTALAEAGVAAGFDFAGYCSQASFLLGNGLAGVLERIERIADEGERMKRTQEVKRLTLPSEMGERFQAMGFEKDVEFGTAFMAGDLSFRL, from the coding sequence ATGCCCGATGCCGATGCGCTCGCGCACAGCGCCAGGTTGACCGGCGCGATCCAGGCGCAGATCGCCGAACACGGCGGCGCGATCGCGTTCTCACGCTTCATGGAGCTGGCACTGTATGCCCCGGGGTTGGGTTACTACAGCGCCGGTGCGAGCAAGTTCGGCGAGAGCGGCGACTTCGTCACCGCGCCGGAAATCGGCCCCATCTTCGCCGCCTGCGTGGCCGAGAGCGTCGCCACGGTGTTCCAGCAGATCGGGCCCGGTGCGCGTTTCCTCGAGCTGGGCGGTGGCACGGGTGCGTTCGCGGAAGTCGCGTTGAAGCGGCTGATGGAACTGGATGCGTTGCCGGACCGTTACTGCATCCTCGAGCCGAGCGCGCAGTTGCGCCATCGCCAGCGCGAGCGCCTGCAGGAACGGCTGGTGCCGCCGCTGTTCGAGCTGGTGGAGTGGCTCGACGGCCCGTTCAACGACGACTGGGATGGCGTGCTGTTCGCCAACGAGGTGATCGATGCGCTGCCCACGCCGCGTTTCGCCATCGAGGCCGGCGAGGTGTACGAGGAACATGTCGCGGTGGAAGCAGGCGAGCTGGTGCGCGTGCTGCGACCGGCCGATACATTCCTGGTCAATGCCGTGCGCCACATCGAGCGCCGGCTCGGCCGCGAGCTGGAACACGGCTATCGATCCGAAGCGCTGCCGCAGCTGCCGTACTGGGTGCAGGCGGTGTCCGGCGGCATGCGTCGAGGCGCGATGCTGTTCATCGACTACGGTTATCCGCGTGGCGAGTACTACCTGCCCGAGCGCAGCGACGGCACGCTGCGCGCGTTCTACCGTCACCGCATGCACCATGAGCCGCTGCTGTGGCCGGGACTGCAGGACCTCACCGCTTCGGTGGACTTCACGGCGCTGGCCGAGGCGGGCGTCGCGGCGGGATTCGATTTCGCCGGTTACTGCTCGCAGGCCAGCTTCCTGCTGGGCAATGGGTTGGCGGGCGTTCTGGAACGCATCGAGCGTATCGCCGACGAGGGCGAGCGAATGAAGCGTACGCAGGAAGTGAAGCGCCTGACCCTGCCCAGCGAGATGGGCGAGCGCTTCCAGGCGATGGGCTTCGAGAAGGACGTCGAGTTCGGCACGGCCTTCATGGCCGGCGACCTGAGCTTCCGTTTGTGA
- a CDS encoding pteridine reductase, whose amino-acid sequence MSAPNAAPVALITGAARRIGAAIARRLHAAGYDVALHYRGSQEAAEALAQELERIRPRSTLLLHAELADFDRLPELVAQCVGRFGRLDALVNNASGFTPTPIGTTTPAQWDALFTSNARAPFFLSQAAAPHLQAAEGAIVNLTDLYAQRPLREHTVYCMAKAALLMMTRSLALELGPKVRVNAVSPGAILWPEERSDPATQQAMLARTPLGRTGTPEEVADAVRWLLQDARYCTGQVLHLDGGRLLGV is encoded by the coding sequence ATGTCCGCTCCGAACGCCGCCCCCGTCGCGCTGATCACCGGCGCCGCGCGCCGCATCGGAGCCGCCATCGCGCGCAGGCTGCACGCCGCGGGGTATGACGTCGCCCTGCACTACCGAGGTTCGCAGGAAGCAGCGGAAGCGCTGGCGCAGGAACTCGAACGCATCCGTCCTCGCAGCACGCTGCTGCTGCACGCGGAACTGGCCGACTTCGATCGCCTGCCGGAACTCGTCGCGCAATGCGTGGGCCGCTTCGGCCGACTGGACGCGCTGGTGAACAACGCGTCCGGCTTCACGCCCACGCCGATCGGCACGACCACGCCCGCGCAGTGGGACGCCCTGTTCACGAGCAACGCGCGCGCACCGTTCTTCCTGAGTCAGGCCGCTGCGCCGCACCTGCAGGCCGCGGAAGGCGCCATCGTCAACCTCACGGACCTGTATGCACAGCGCCCGCTGCGCGAACACACGGTCTACTGCATGGCCAAGGCCGCGCTGCTGATGATGACGCGCTCGCTGGCGCTGGAACTGGGCCCGAAGGTGCGCGTCAACGCGGTATCGCCCGGCGCGATCCTGTGGCCGGAAGAACGCAGCGACCCCGCCACGCAACAGGCGATGCTCGCGCGCACGCCGCTGGGTCGCACGGGTACACCGGAGGAAGTGGCCGACGCCGTGCGCTGGCTGCTGCAGGACGCCCGTTACTGCACCGGACAGGTGCTGCACCTGGATGGGGGGCGGTTGTTGGGGGTGTAG
- a CDS encoding DUF6159 family protein, whose amino-acid sequence MFEKFSRSWELVKASAAVLRSDKELMVFPIISAAATLVVLATFLVPLIGWRVFQHGFGVSGAIWVFLFYFCQYSVIVFFNCALVGAAMIRLEGGDPTIADGINAAKARLPAILGYAAIAATVGLILKRMKDDDHFLVRLLGGGLGTVWTLATFLVVPVLVHQEVGPFEALKRSANLLKRTWGENAIGNVGIGLVFGMAMFAVLVVGLLLAWVAAQLSGVLAVAILVVFVIALLVMGVYQAALSGIYSAALYRYATEGSAPPAFQGLQLESAFATK is encoded by the coding sequence ATGTTCGAGAAGTTCTCGCGCAGTTGGGAATTGGTAAAGGCGAGCGCGGCGGTGTTGCGTTCGGACAAGGAACTGATGGTGTTTCCGATCATTTCCGCAGCGGCGACGCTGGTGGTGCTGGCGACGTTCCTGGTGCCGCTGATCGGCTGGCGCGTGTTCCAGCACGGCTTCGGCGTCTCCGGGGCGATCTGGGTCTTCCTGTTCTACTTCTGCCAGTACAGCGTCATCGTGTTCTTCAACTGCGCGCTGGTTGGCGCGGCGATGATCCGTCTGGAAGGCGGCGATCCGACGATCGCCGACGGCATCAACGCCGCCAAGGCGCGACTGCCGGCGATCCTCGGCTACGCGGCGATCGCCGCCACCGTCGGCCTGATCCTCAAGCGCATGAAGGACGACGACCACTTCCTGGTGCGCCTGCTGGGCGGTGGCCTGGGTACGGTGTGGACGCTGGCGACGTTCCTGGTGGTGCCGGTGCTGGTGCATCAGGAAGTCGGGCCGTTCGAGGCGCTCAAGCGCAGCGCGAACCTGCTCAAGCGCACCTGGGGCGAGAACGCCATCGGCAACGTCGGCATCGGTCTGGTGTTCGGCATGGCCATGTTCGCCGTGCTCGTGGTCGGCCTGCTGCTGGCGTGGGTCGCGGCGCAGCTGTCGGGCGTGCTGGCGGTGGCGATCCTGGTGGTGTTCGTGATCGCGCTGCTGGTGATGGGCGTGTACCAGGCAGCGCTCAGCGGCATCTACTCGGCCGCGCTGTACCGCTACGCGACGGAAGGCTCGGCACCGCCGGCGTTCCAGGGGCTGCAGCTGGAATCGGCGTTCGCGACGAAGTGA
- a CDS encoding L,D-transpeptidase family protein: MKPTRLALLLLVAAFATASAKPVTVPTSPRAQSAEARVRPALQRDLAAAGLRYGAPVLVRLFKREHRLEVWVDDGRQFRLFRHYPICTWSGRLGPKLQQGDGQAPEGVYRIGPTQLNPTSQYHLAFNLGYPNAFDRAHGRTGSYLMVHGNCVSIGCYAMGDGNIEEIYSLVAAALRGGQPSVPVLAWPFRFDAPDASSMLTHRTWGGFWQQLRAVDHAFDTTRRMPAVRVVDGAYRVQP; the protein is encoded by the coding sequence ATGAAGCCCACCCGCCTCGCCCTCCTGCTGCTGGTCGCTGCATTCGCGACGGCGAGCGCCAAACCAGTCACCGTGCCAACCAGTCCGCGCGCGCAATCCGCCGAGGCACGCGTGCGACCTGCGCTGCAACGCGACCTCGCCGCCGCGGGCCTGCGTTATGGCGCGCCCGTGCTGGTGCGGTTGTTCAAGCGCGAGCACCGGCTTGAGGTGTGGGTCGACGACGGTCGGCAGTTCCGCCTCTTCCGCCACTATCCGATCTGCACCTGGTCTGGCCGGCTGGGGCCCAAGTTGCAGCAGGGCGACGGCCAGGCGCCCGAGGGCGTGTATCGGATCGGCCCGACGCAGTTGAACCCGACCAGCCAGTACCACCTGGCCTTCAACCTCGGATATCCCAACGCCTTCGATCGTGCACACGGGCGCACGGGCAGCTATCTGATGGTGCACGGCAACTGCGTGTCGATCGGCTGCTACGCCATGGGCGATGGGAACATCGAAGAGATCTACAGCCTGGTGGCGGCGGCGCTGCGTGGCGGTCAGCCGTCGGTGCCTGTACTGGCATGGCCGTTTCGTTTCGATGCGCCCGATGCGTCCTCGATGCTCACGCATCGCACCTGGGGCGGCTTCTGGCAGCAACTGCGTGCGGTCGACCATGCCTTCGACACCACCCGACGCATGCCGGCAGTGCGCGTGGTGGACGGTGCGTACCGCGTGCAGCCCTAG
- the folK gene encoding 2-amino-4-hydroxy-6-hydroxymethyldihydropteridine diphosphokinase, translated as MSRAYLSLGSNVDAVVHLRAAVQALRERFGDVVLSPVYRTRAVGFDGPDFHNAAAIVETDLDPHALNAWLHALEDAHGRDRSGPRYGDRTLDIDIVLFDDRVLEGAGNLRIPRPELKHAFVLRPLAEIAPDVVVPGVGLTLAELWKRHADHGVEWDTATLG; from the coding sequence ATGAGCCGTGCCTACCTGAGCCTGGGCAGCAACGTCGACGCCGTCGTGCACCTGCGTGCGGCCGTGCAGGCACTGCGCGAGCGGTTTGGCGACGTCGTGCTGTCACCGGTCTACCGCACGCGCGCGGTGGGTTTCGATGGCCCCGATTTCCACAACGCCGCGGCCATCGTCGAAACCGACCTGGACCCGCACGCGCTCAACGCGTGGCTGCATGCGCTGGAAGACGCGCACGGCCGCGACCGCAGCGGTCCGCGCTACGGCGACCGCACGCTCGACATCGACATCGTCCTGTTCGACGACCGTGTACTGGAAGGCGCGGGCAACCTGCGCATCCCGCGGCCCGAGCTGAAGCACGCCTTCGTGCTGCGACCGCTGGCGGAGATCGCGCCGGACGTCGTCGTCCCGGGTGTCGGCCTCACCCTTGCCGAACTGTGGAAGCGCCACGCCGATCATGGCGTCGAGTGGGACACCGCGACGCTCGGGTAA
- the folB gene encoding dihydroneopterin aldolase, giving the protein MDHVFIEGLEIETLIGIYDWERRIRQPLVFDIEMAFDNRIPAASDAIADTLNYKAVSKRVVEYVSQSDFGLVETLAERVAQIILTEFGVQRVRLKLSKPGAVRGARAVGVMIERSAS; this is encoded by the coding sequence ATGGACCACGTCTTCATCGAAGGTCTCGAGATCGAGACACTGATCGGCATCTACGACTGGGAGCGCCGCATCCGCCAGCCGCTGGTGTTCGACATCGAGATGGCGTTCGACAACCGCATTCCCGCCGCCAGTGATGCCATCGCGGACACGCTGAACTACAAGGCGGTGAGCAAGCGCGTCGTCGAGTACGTGAGCCAGTCCGACTTCGGCCTGGTGGAGACGCTGGCCGAACGCGTGGCACAGATCATCCTCACCGAGTTCGGCGTGCAGCGCGTGCGCCTGAAGCTGAGCAAGCCCGGCGCGGTCCGCGGCGCGCGCGCCGTGGGCGTGATGATCGAACGCTCCGCGTCCTGA